In Capsicum annuum cultivar UCD-10X-F1 chromosome 7, UCD10Xv1.1, whole genome shotgun sequence, one genomic interval encodes:
- the LOC107877890 gene encoding E3 ubiquitin-protein ligase UPL1 isoform X5 codes for MVCDVLKVLVWIYLEHLSVSVHLAGPSWQVFKCISKDLDGPTPSFQSSGSNSSNERRNGAEGNFRCQTCPLHRQTRLREAKESRNRHKSSAISVSTQMLNWGFSTVSTSFEATGNFLGYHASLLAIDPTFLEALPEDLWAGVLASQQALAQPPSYTAPTAEDIDPEFLAALPLDIQAEVLAQQRAQRVVQ; via the exons ATGGTATGTGATGTCCTTAAAGTTTTG GTATGGATATATTTGGAACATTTGTCAGTAAGTGTCCATTTAGCTGGTCCAAGTTGGCAAGTTTTTAAGTGTATCTCGAAGGATTTGGATGGACCAACACCAAGTTTTCAGTCTAG TGGCAGTAACAGCAGCAACGAAAGAAGAAATGGAGCAGAAGGAAACTTCCGTTGCCAAACGTGTCCGCTGCATCGTCAAACTCG GCTAAGAGAAGCAAAAGAAAGTAGAAACAGACACAAATCGTCAGCTATTTCAGTTTCCACACAAA TGTTAAATTGGGGATTTTCAACTGTTTCTACCAGTTTTGAAGCAACGG GAAATTTCTTAGGGTATCATGCAAGCCTGCTCGCTATTGATCCAACCTTTCTAGAGGCACTTCCTGAAGATCTTTGGGCAGGGGTTCTTGCATCGCAGCAGGCTCTGGCTCAACCTCCAAGTTATACAGCACCAACAGCTGAAGATATCGATCCAGAATTCTTAGCTGCTCTCCCTCTAGATATTCAAGCAGAAGTTCTTGCCCAACAACGTGCTCAAAGAGTCGTGCAGTAG
- the LOC107877890 gene encoding E3 ubiquitin-protein ligase UPL1 isoform X8, whose amino-acid sequence MVCDVLKVLVWIYLEHLSVSVHLAGPSWQVFKCISKDLDGPTPSFQSSGSNSSNERRNGAEGNFRCQTCPLHRQTRTLLHGCRHGKLLKVLNWGFSTVSTSFEATGNFLGYHASLLAIDPTFLEALPEDLWAGVLASQQALAQPPSYTAPTAEDIDPEFLAALPLDIQAEVLAQQRAQRVVQ is encoded by the exons ATGGTATGTGATGTCCTTAAAGTTTTG GTATGGATATATTTGGAACATTTGTCAGTAAGTGTCCATTTAGCTGGTCCAAGTTGGCAAGTTTTTAAGTGTATCTCGAAGGATTTGGATGGACCAACACCAAGTTTTCAGTCTAG TGGCAGTAACAGCAGCAACGAAAGAAGAAATGGAGCAGAAGGAAACTTCCGTTGCCAAACGTGTCCGCTGCATCGTCAAACTCG GACATTATTGCATGGTTGCAGGCATGGGAAATTACTCAAAG TGTTAAATTGGGGATTTTCAACTGTTTCTACCAGTTTTGAAGCAACGG GAAATTTCTTAGGGTATCATGCAAGCCTGCTCGCTATTGATCCAACCTTTCTAGAGGCACTTCCTGAAGATCTTTGGGCAGGGGTTCTTGCATCGCAGCAGGCTCTGGCTCAACCTCCAAGTTATACAGCACCAACAGCTGAAGATATCGATCCAGAATTCTTAGCTGCTCTCCCTCTAGATATTCAAGCAGAAGTTCTTGCCCAACAACGTGCTCAAAGAGTCGTGCAGTAG
- the LOC107877890 gene encoding E3 ubiquitin-protein ligase UPL1 isoform X6: protein MVCDVLKVLVWIYLEHLSVSVHLAGPSWQVFKCISKDLDGPTPSFQSSNSSNERRNGAEGNFRCQTCPLHRQTRLREAKESRNRHKSSAISVSTQMLNWGFSTVSTSFEATGNFLGYHASLLAIDPTFLEALPEDLWAGVLASQQALAQPPSYTAPTAEDIDPEFLAALPLDIQAEVLAQQRAQRVVQ from the exons ATGGTATGTGATGTCCTTAAAGTTTTG GTATGGATATATTTGGAACATTTGTCAGTAAGTGTCCATTTAGCTGGTCCAAGTTGGCAAGTTTTTAAGTGTATCTCGAAGGATTTGGATGGACCAACACCAAGTTTTCAGTCTAG TAACAGCAGCAACGAAAGAAGAAATGGAGCAGAAGGAAACTTCCGTTGCCAAACGTGTCCGCTGCATCGTCAAACTCG GCTAAGAGAAGCAAAAGAAAGTAGAAACAGACACAAATCGTCAGCTATTTCAGTTTCCACACAAA TGTTAAATTGGGGATTTTCAACTGTTTCTACCAGTTTTGAAGCAACGG GAAATTTCTTAGGGTATCATGCAAGCCTGCTCGCTATTGATCCAACCTTTCTAGAGGCACTTCCTGAAGATCTTTGGGCAGGGGTTCTTGCATCGCAGCAGGCTCTGGCTCAACCTCCAAGTTATACAGCACCAACAGCTGAAGATATCGATCCAGAATTCTTAGCTGCTCTCCCTCTAGATATTCAAGCAGAAGTTCTTGCCCAACAACGTGCTCAAAGAGTCGTGCAGTAG
- the LOC107877890 gene encoding E3 ubiquitin-protein ligase UPL1 isoform X9 — protein sequence MVCDVLKVLVWIYLEHLSVSVHLAGPSWQVFKCISKDLDGPTPSFQSSNSSNERRNGAEGNFRCQTCPLHRQTRTLLHGCRHGKLLKVLNWGFSTVSTSFEATGNFLGYHASLLAIDPTFLEALPEDLWAGVLASQQALAQPPSYTAPTAEDIDPEFLAALPLDIQAEVLAQQRAQRVVQ from the exons ATGGTATGTGATGTCCTTAAAGTTTTG GTATGGATATATTTGGAACATTTGTCAGTAAGTGTCCATTTAGCTGGTCCAAGTTGGCAAGTTTTTAAGTGTATCTCGAAGGATTTGGATGGACCAACACCAAGTTTTCAGTCTAG TAACAGCAGCAACGAAAGAAGAAATGGAGCAGAAGGAAACTTCCGTTGCCAAACGTGTCCGCTGCATCGTCAAACTCG GACATTATTGCATGGTTGCAGGCATGGGAAATTACTCAAAG TGTTAAATTGGGGATTTTCAACTGTTTCTACCAGTTTTGAAGCAACGG GAAATTTCTTAGGGTATCATGCAAGCCTGCTCGCTATTGATCCAACCTTTCTAGAGGCACTTCCTGAAGATCTTTGGGCAGGGGTTCTTGCATCGCAGCAGGCTCTGGCTCAACCTCCAAGTTATACAGCACCAACAGCTGAAGATATCGATCCAGAATTCTTAGCTGCTCTCCCTCTAGATATTCAAGCAGAAGTTCTTGCCCAACAACGTGCTCAAAGAGTCGTGCAGTAG
- the LOC107877890 gene encoding putative transcription elongation factor SPT5 homolog 1 isoform X1 yields MPRFHKGKQGSVEHIFIFINDRQQLDHTGFICSKTRSCELIDGSRANGDRNGNPYSSRSAPHNSILCSAISNEIIYSWPAFKLHKDGRGHGTLAGADVNIRLGPFKGCKRRVRNIKGTSVFVELKVRMKVVPVTDQSITSGLIDINLAAEMMDPALPPNPKEAVLYRPVPLLTSVVATTCEELSPECGIIIYFCIRKYSSEYLVAHRELFKF; encoded by the exons ATGCCTCGCTTTCATAAA GGAAAACAAGGTTCTGTAGAACACATCTTCATTTTTATTAATGATCGCCAGCAACTTGATCATactggttttatttgttccaaaaCTCGATCTTGTGAATTGATTGATGGCTCACGGGCAAATGGTGACAGAAAT GGTAACCCTTATTCGTCAAGATCTGCACCTCACAACTCCATCCTGTGTTCCGCAATCTCGAATGAAATCATCTATAGTTGGCCTGCGTTTAAGCT TCATAAAGATGGAAGAGGACATGGTACTTTAGCTGGAGCGGATGTGAACATTCGCCTTGGACCCTTCAAAGGTTGTAAGAGGCGTGTTCGTAATATCAAAGGAACTTCAGTCTTTGTTGAACTGAAAGTGCGGATGAAAGTTGTCCCAG TGACCGACCAATCTATAACTTCTGGATTGATAGATATTAACTTGGCTGCTGAGATGATGGATCCAGCTTTGCCGCCAAATCCCAAGGAGGCTGTTCTTTACCGTCCTGTTCCACTCTTGACTTCT GTCGTTGCTACGACGTGCGAGGAGCTCTCTCCTGAGTGTggtattattatatatttctgCATCAG GAAATACAGTTCAGAGTACCTCGTCGCACACAGAGAGCTCTTCAAGTTCTAG
- the LOC107877890 gene encoding putative transcription elongation factor SPT5 homolog 1 isoform X4 yields the protein MPRFHKGKQGSVEHIFIFINDRQQLDHTGFICSKTRSCELIDGSRANGDRNGNPYSSRSAPHNSILCSAISNEIIYSWPAFKLHKDGRGHGTLAGADVNIRLGPFKGCKRRVRNIKGTSVFVELKVRMKVVPVTDQSITSGLIDINLAAEMMDPALPPNPKEAVLYRPVPLLTSVVATTCEELSPECGIIIYFCIRFK from the exons ATGCCTCGCTTTCATAAA GGAAAACAAGGTTCTGTAGAACACATCTTCATTTTTATTAATGATCGCCAGCAACTTGATCATactggttttatttgttccaaaaCTCGATCTTGTGAATTGATTGATGGCTCACGGGCAAATGGTGACAGAAAT GGTAACCCTTATTCGTCAAGATCTGCACCTCACAACTCCATCCTGTGTTCCGCAATCTCGAATGAAATCATCTATAGTTGGCCTGCGTTTAAGCT TCATAAAGATGGAAGAGGACATGGTACTTTAGCTGGAGCGGATGTGAACATTCGCCTTGGACCCTTCAAAGGTTGTAAGAGGCGTGTTCGTAATATCAAAGGAACTTCAGTCTTTGTTGAACTGAAAGTGCGGATGAAAGTTGTCCCAG TGACCGACCAATCTATAACTTCTGGATTGATAGATATTAACTTGGCTGCTGAGATGATGGATCCAGCTTTGCCGCCAAATCCCAAGGAGGCTGTTCTTTACCGTCCTGTTCCACTCTTGACTTCT GTCGTTGCTACGACGTGCGAGGAGCTCTCTCCTGAGTGTggtattattatatatttctgCATCAG GTTTAAATAA
- the LOC107877890 gene encoding putative transcription elongation factor SPT5 homolog 1 isoform X2: MPRFHKGKQGSVEHIFIFINDRQQLDHTGFICSKTRSCELIDGSRANGDRNGNPYSSRSAPHNSILCSAISNEIIYSWPAFKLHKDGRGHGTLAGADVNIRLGPFKGCKRRVRNIKGTSVFVELKVRMKVVPVTDQSITSGLIDINLAAEMMDPALPPNPKEAVLYRPVPLLTSVVATTCEELSPECGIIIYFCIRKLQNLLVFRIEL, from the exons ATGCCTCGCTTTCATAAA GGAAAACAAGGTTCTGTAGAACACATCTTCATTTTTATTAATGATCGCCAGCAACTTGATCATactggttttatttgttccaaaaCTCGATCTTGTGAATTGATTGATGGCTCACGGGCAAATGGTGACAGAAAT GGTAACCCTTATTCGTCAAGATCTGCACCTCACAACTCCATCCTGTGTTCCGCAATCTCGAATGAAATCATCTATAGTTGGCCTGCGTTTAAGCT TCATAAAGATGGAAGAGGACATGGTACTTTAGCTGGAGCGGATGTGAACATTCGCCTTGGACCCTTCAAAGGTTGTAAGAGGCGTGTTCGTAATATCAAAGGAACTTCAGTCTTTGTTGAACTGAAAGTGCGGATGAAAGTTGTCCCAG TGACCGACCAATCTATAACTTCTGGATTGATAGATATTAACTTGGCTGCTGAGATGATGGATCCAGCTTTGCCGCCAAATCCCAAGGAGGCTGTTCTTTACCGTCCTGTTCCACTCTTGACTTCT GTCGTTGCTACGACGTGCGAGGAGCTCTCTCCTGAGTGTggtattattatatatttctgCATCAG GAAACTGCAAAATCTACTGGTATTCAGGATAGAATTGTGA
- the LOC107877890 gene encoding putative transcription elongation factor SPT5 homolog 1 isoform X7 produces MPRFHKGKQGSVEHIFIFINDRQQLDHTGFICSKTRSCELIDGSRANGDRNGNPYSSRSAPHNSILCSAISNEIIYSWPAFKLHKDGRGHGTLAGADVNIRLGPFKGCKRRVRNIKGTSVFVELKVRMKVVPDINLAAEMMDPALPPNPKEAVLYRPVPLLTSVVATTCEELSPECGIIIYFCIRFK; encoded by the exons ATGCCTCGCTTTCATAAA GGAAAACAAGGTTCTGTAGAACACATCTTCATTTTTATTAATGATCGCCAGCAACTTGATCATactggttttatttgttccaaaaCTCGATCTTGTGAATTGATTGATGGCTCACGGGCAAATGGTGACAGAAAT GGTAACCCTTATTCGTCAAGATCTGCACCTCACAACTCCATCCTGTGTTCCGCAATCTCGAATGAAATCATCTATAGTTGGCCTGCGTTTAAGCT TCATAAAGATGGAAGAGGACATGGTACTTTAGCTGGAGCGGATGTGAACATTCGCCTTGGACCCTTCAAAGGTTGTAAGAGGCGTGTTCGTAATATCAAAGGAACTTCAGTCTTTGTTGAACTGAAAGTGCGGATGAAAGTTGTCCCAG ATATTAACTTGGCTGCTGAGATGATGGATCCAGCTTTGCCGCCAAATCCCAAGGAGGCTGTTCTTTACCGTCCTGTTCCACTCTTGACTTCT GTCGTTGCTACGACGTGCGAGGAGCTCTCTCCTGAGTGTggtattattatatatttctgCATCAG GTTTAAATAA
- the LOC107877890 gene encoding putative transcription elongation factor SPT5 homolog 1 isoform X3, whose amino-acid sequence MPRFHKGKQGSVEHIFIFINDRQQLDHTGFICSKTRSCELIDGSRANGDRNGNPYSSRSAPHNSILCSAISNEIIYSWPAFKLHKDGRGHGTLAGADVNIRLGPFKGCKRRVRNIKGTSVFVELKVRMKVVPDINLAAEMMDPALPPNPKEAVLYRPVPLLTSVVATTCEELSPECGIIIYFCIRKYSSEYLVAHRELFKF is encoded by the exons ATGCCTCGCTTTCATAAA GGAAAACAAGGTTCTGTAGAACACATCTTCATTTTTATTAATGATCGCCAGCAACTTGATCATactggttttatttgttccaaaaCTCGATCTTGTGAATTGATTGATGGCTCACGGGCAAATGGTGACAGAAAT GGTAACCCTTATTCGTCAAGATCTGCACCTCACAACTCCATCCTGTGTTCCGCAATCTCGAATGAAATCATCTATAGTTGGCCTGCGTTTAAGCT TCATAAAGATGGAAGAGGACATGGTACTTTAGCTGGAGCGGATGTGAACATTCGCCTTGGACCCTTCAAAGGTTGTAAGAGGCGTGTTCGTAATATCAAAGGAACTTCAGTCTTTGTTGAACTGAAAGTGCGGATGAAAGTTGTCCCAG ATATTAACTTGGCTGCTGAGATGATGGATCCAGCTTTGCCGCCAAATCCCAAGGAGGCTGTTCTTTACCGTCCTGTTCCACTCTTGACTTCT GTCGTTGCTACGACGTGCGAGGAGCTCTCTCCTGAGTGTggtattattatatatttctgCATCAG GAAATACAGTTCAGAGTACCTCGTCGCACACAGAGAGCTCTTCAAGTTCTAG